The following proteins come from a genomic window of Phycisphaerales bacterium AB-hyl4:
- a CDS encoding type II secretion system protein, whose translation MITPRPTRFAGFTLIELLVVISIIAVLVGILLPALAHARAAARRAVCGSNIRQLAIANTTYAVDHRDHFVPGMIEPTSIYINLRRWHGERDHENEAFDPTRGPLWPYFQVDELKECPSFDDYVDEPGQNAAFESGGGGYGYNGQYVGTNNLNTVENTAGARVDWFARPTQTVMFTDAAFSRTIAGSPALIEYSFATPPQNSFGDAYPAIHFRHHGRASVAWLDGHISLEQLDFTRAAPAYGINQAQNRKLALGWFGDDDNTLFNRD comes from the coding sequence ATGATCACGCCGCGCCCAACCCGCTTCGCTGGCTTCACACTCATCGAGCTGCTCGTGGTGATCAGCATCATCGCTGTGCTCGTGGGCATCCTCCTCCCCGCCCTCGCCCACGCCCGCGCCGCCGCTCGGCGAGCGGTGTGCGGGTCCAACATCCGCCAGCTCGCCATCGCCAACACCACCTACGCCGTCGACCATCGCGACCACTTCGTGCCCGGCATGATCGAGCCGACCAGCATCTACATCAACCTCCGACGCTGGCACGGCGAACGCGACCATGAAAACGAAGCCTTCGACCCGACACGCGGACCGCTTTGGCCCTACTTTCAGGTCGACGAGCTGAAAGAATGCCCCAGCTTCGACGATTACGTCGATGAACCGGGCCAAAATGCCGCCTTCGAATCAGGTGGCGGCGGCTACGGCTACAACGGCCAATACGTCGGCACGAACAACCTCAACACCGTCGAAAATACCGCCGGCGCCCGTGTCGACTGGTTCGCTCGTCCCACGCAGACCGTCATGTTCACCGACGCCGCGTTTTCCCGCACCATCGCCGGCTCACCCGCACTCATCGAATACTCCTTCGCCACGCCCCCCCAAAACAGCTTCGGCGATGCATACCCCGCCATCCACTTCCGACACCACGGCCGCGCCAGCGTCGCCTGGCTCGACGGCCACATCAGCCTCGAACAGCTCGACTTCACCCGCGCAGCCCCGGCCTACGGCATCAATCAAGCCCAGAACCGCAAGCTCGCGCTCGGCTGGTTCGGCGATGACGACAACACACTCTTCAACCGCGATTGA
- a CDS encoding polymer-forming cytoskeletal protein — protein sequence MARQPATRKVQCYHCRHRFDVSGRAQSTSCPGCYKPVIVGDVVVTTLKPVTEVRTCGSIVVKKKGRIIARVIEAHGGIDCEGAIDAKTVQGGLGVRLGPKAVFKGDLLALSLRVEEGARVTGGFFDIPNNDLDLTSLGEEGS from the coding sequence ATGGCGCGGCAACCGGCGACACGCAAGGTGCAGTGTTATCACTGCCGACATCGCTTTGATGTCAGCGGCCGCGCCCAGTCCACGTCTTGTCCGGGCTGCTACAAGCCGGTGATCGTCGGCGACGTGGTGGTGACCACACTCAAGCCGGTGACGGAAGTGCGCACCTGCGGGTCGATCGTGGTGAAGAAGAAAGGTCGCATCATCGCAAGGGTGATCGAAGCCCACGGGGGCATCGATTGCGAAGGTGCGATTGATGCCAAGACGGTGCAGGGCGGCCTGGGCGTGAGGCTGGGGCCCAAGGCGGTGTTCAAGGGGGATCTGCTCGCGCTGTCGCTTCGCGTGGAAGAGGGCGCTCGCGTGACCGGGGGGTTCTTCGATATACCCAATAACGATCTGGACCTGACGAGCCTGGGGGAGGAAGGGTCGTAG
- a CDS encoding beta-ketoacyl synthase: MSNTNQHRVVITGIGWVTPLGWEIETVWQRLLRGECGVDRTKHFDASTFPTTFAAEVSEDYDYRQFVQHADVHETIGLNTQFALGAAGQAWRTAGLDKHDKLDRDRLGIYLGSGEGSLDFDNYVAAAVAGWNDETKLVEADKWAKRATRSMAALREIEQEPNMPLAHLAMEFEAYGPAYNCLTACAASTQAIGEATCILRRGDADVMISGGAHTMIHPFGVTGFNRLTALSTYNEDPKSASRPFSADRGGFVLGEGAGMLILETLEHAEARGATPLAEVVGYGSSADAYRITDIEPEGRGAIVSMKHALTDAGLQPTDIDYISAHGTGTKENDSIETKAVRGVFGEDAGNIPMSSIKSMMGHLIAAAGAVELITCILALRDQKVPPTINLDTQDPNFAGMDNVPHKARDAKVDVCLSNSFGFGGQNDTLVVKRA; encoded by the coding sequence ATGAGCAACACCAATCAACATCGCGTTGTCATCACCGGCATCGGCTGGGTCACGCCGCTGGGCTGGGAGATCGAAACCGTCTGGCAGCGACTGCTGCGCGGCGAGTGTGGCGTTGACCGCACGAAGCATTTCGACGCTTCGACCTTCCCGACCACATTCGCAGCGGAGGTCAGCGAGGACTATGACTATCGCCAGTTCGTGCAGCATGCCGACGTGCACGAGACCATCGGACTGAACACGCAATTCGCTCTCGGCGCGGCGGGCCAGGCGTGGCGGACGGCCGGGCTGGACAAGCATGACAAGCTCGATCGCGATCGACTGGGCATCTACCTCGGCTCGGGCGAAGGCTCGCTGGATTTCGACAATTATGTCGCCGCGGCGGTCGCCGGCTGGAACGACGAAACCAAGCTTGTCGAAGCGGACAAGTGGGCGAAACGTGCGACCAGGAGCATGGCCGCACTGCGCGAGATCGAGCAGGAGCCGAACATGCCGCTTGCCCATCTCGCGATGGAGTTTGAAGCGTATGGCCCGGCGTACAACTGCCTCACCGCCTGCGCCGCGTCGACGCAAGCCATCGGCGAGGCGACGTGCATCCTCCGCCGAGGCGATGCGGACGTGATGATCTCCGGCGGGGCTCACACGATGATCCACCCCTTCGGCGTGACGGGCTTCAACCGCCTGACCGCGTTGTCGACGTATAACGAAGATCCCAAGTCCGCCAGCCGACCGTTCAGTGCCGACCGTGGCGGGTTCGTGCTCGGCGAAGGTGCGGGCATGCTCATTCTCGAAACGCTCGAACACGCCGAGGCTCGCGGCGCGACGCCGTTGGCGGAGGTGGTGGGTTATGGCAGCTCGGCGGATGCGTATCGCATTACCGACATTGAGCCGGAGGGCCGCGGTGCGATTGTTTCGATGAAGCATGCGCTGACGGATGCGGGGCTTCAGCCGACGGATATTGATTACATCTCGGCGCATGGCACGGGCACGAAAGAGAACGACTCGATCGAAACCAAAGCGGTGCGCGGCGTGTTCGGCGAAGACGCGGGCAACATCCCGATGTCGAGCATCAAGAGCATGATGGGCCACCTCATCGCGGCGGCGGGCGCGGTGGAGTTGATCACCTGCATTCTTGCGCTGCGTGATCAGAAGGTTCCGCCGACGATCAACCTTGATACGCAAGACCCGAATTTTGCGGGGATGGATAACGTGCCGCATAAGGCTCGCGATGCGAAGGTTGATGTTTGTCTGTCCAACAGCTTCGGGTTCGGTGGGCAGAATGACACGCTGGTTGTGAAGCGCGCGTGA
- the dnaA gene encoding chromosomal replication initiator protein DnaA, which translates to MTTATSPDIAPRIAARLARTIGPRRYAMWFEQSARFTCDHDQQTLRVAVPSRFIADWIERNFRKQLADAAQQELGQPLEIDLQVTPDHFPDQRAPQAGAQQSDAPDSPTRNNPSSPKPQPPTLPRKTQAARHLRRSLSEFIVGPSNELAHAAACRLADADIEPTGPLFLHGGCGLGKTHLLQGIAKRLFDQQPDARVHYTTGEQFTNDYITAVRANKLDAFRKRIRQLDLLAVDDIHFIANKQATQQEFLHSFDQIELCGARVVLASDSHPKVIKQFSEALVSRCVRGLVVQIAQPDTATRERLIEALAKRRRLAIAPEVVQTLARRTRGSVREIEGTLTKLQAMAAINNPKTATPNVVGHALVHQLFNHDADLAPTRPVRFETVIETVCERLGVDRAEVLGRSRSQLAVLGRTLTIHLTRDLTSMSYPEIARAMGNRNHSTVITAAKRILGQLEANPNTPVPTETQADSLRDLVDDLRQTLRRA; encoded by the coding sequence GTGACCACGGCCACTTCCCCCGATATCGCCCCGCGCATTGCCGCTCGACTCGCCCGCACCATCGGCCCCCGCCGATATGCCATGTGGTTCGAGCAATCCGCACGCTTCACCTGCGACCACGACCAGCAGACCCTCCGCGTCGCCGTCCCCAGCCGGTTCATCGCCGACTGGATCGAACGCAACTTCCGCAAGCAACTCGCCGACGCCGCCCAGCAGGAGCTCGGCCAGCCCCTCGAAATCGACCTCCAGGTCACCCCCGACCACTTCCCCGACCAACGCGCCCCCCAAGCCGGTGCGCAGCAAAGCGACGCGCCGGATTCCCCCACACGCAACAACCCCTCAAGCCCCAAGCCCCAACCCCCAACCCTTCCCCGTAAAACCCAAGCCGCCCGCCACCTCCGCCGCAGCCTCAGCGAGTTCATCGTCGGCCCGTCCAACGAGCTCGCCCACGCCGCCGCCTGTCGGCTCGCCGACGCAGACATCGAACCCACCGGCCCGCTGTTCCTCCACGGCGGCTGCGGCCTCGGCAAAACACACCTGCTCCAAGGCATCGCCAAACGCCTGTTCGACCAGCAGCCCGACGCCCGCGTTCACTACACCACCGGCGAGCAGTTCACCAACGACTACATCACCGCCGTCCGCGCCAACAAGCTCGACGCCTTCCGCAAACGCATCCGCCAGCTCGACCTGCTCGCTGTCGACGACATCCACTTCATCGCCAACAAGCAGGCCACGCAGCAGGAGTTCCTCCACAGCTTCGACCAGATCGAGCTCTGCGGTGCTCGCGTCGTCCTCGCCTCCGACAGCCATCCCAAGGTCATCAAGCAGTTCTCCGAAGCGCTCGTCAGCCGATGTGTCCGCGGCCTCGTCGTGCAGATCGCTCAGCCCGACACCGCAACCCGCGAGCGCCTCATCGAAGCCCTCGCCAAACGCCGTCGCCTCGCCATCGCCCCCGAGGTCGTCCAGACCCTTGCCCGCCGAACGCGTGGCTCGGTCCGCGAGATCGAAGGCACGCTCACCAAGCTCCAGGCCATGGCCGCCATCAACAACCCCAAAACCGCGACGCCCAACGTCGTCGGCCACGCGCTCGTCCATCAACTGTTCAACCACGACGCCGACCTCGCCCCCACAAGGCCCGTCCGCTTCGAAACCGTCATCGAAACCGTCTGCGAACGCCTCGGCGTCGACCGCGCCGAAGTGCTTGGCCGAAGCCGAAGCCAGCTCGCCGTGCTCGGCCGAACGCTCACCATCCACCTCACCCGCGACCTCACCTCCATGAGCTATCCCGAAATCGCCCGCGCCATGGGAAACCGCAATCACTCCACCGTCATCACCGCCGCCAAGCGCATCCTCGGCCAGCTCGAAGCCAATCCCAACACCCCCGTCCCCACCGAAACCCAGGCCGACTCCCTCCGCGACCTCGTCGACGACCTCCGCCAAACCCTACGCCGCGCCTGA
- a CDS encoding polymer-forming cytoskeletal protein, whose product MAESPQTSNGEMTIIGADTHIEGKMRFERSAKINGKFEGEVTAQGELKVSEKALCKANVDAGSIAVDGLVEGNVNCKDRIQLNASGQIKGDIVAAKMIMAEGSSLHGHVAIGPDAQKQSGSATGGGSSSGGGGSAGGGAGGGAGGAASSGPGGGGSGGQSPRK is encoded by the coding sequence ATGGCGGAAAGCCCACAGACATCCAATGGCGAAATGACGATCATCGGTGCGGATACGCACATCGAAGGCAAGATGCGCTTCGAGCGGTCGGCCAAGATCAACGGCAAGTTCGAGGGCGAAGTCACTGCCCAGGGCGAACTTAAAGTGTCTGAGAAGGCGCTTTGCAAAGCCAACGTCGACGCGGGCAGCATCGCGGTCGACGGCCTGGTCGAAGGCAATGTCAACTGCAAGGACCGCATCCAGCTCAACGCCTCGGGCCAGATCAAGGGCGACATCGTCGCAGCGAAAATGATCATGGCAGAGGGCTCGTCGTTGCACGGGCATGTGGCCATCGGCCCGGATGCACAGAAACAGTCGGGTAGCGCGACCGGCGGCGGCTCGTCCAGCGGCGGCGGCGGTAGTGCCGGCGGCGGTGCTGGCGGCGGTGCGGGTGGTGCGGCGTCCAGCGGCCCCGGTGGCGGCGGGAGTGGTGGCCAGTCTCCGCGTAAGTAA
- a CDS encoding TIGR01457 family HAD-type hydrolase yields the protein MTHGYLIDMDGVIYRGNELIPGAAEFVRELLARDIPFVFLTNNSQRTRRDVVFKLKRMGITIDESHVFTCAMATARFLASQKPDGTAYVIGEGGLMYALHANGYAVVDHDPDYVVVGEGRTITFEMMEKAMNMIRDGAKLIATNIDPSCPTANGSVRPGCGAIVAMLESATGKQAFSVGKPSPVMMRAARTELGLRTEQTIMVGDTMETDILGGAQMGYHTVLTLTGGTRREDLPNYAYQPERIVDSIADLLKTIDQAPATPEVPKKTSKTPTPATAA from the coding sequence ATGACACACGGCTACCTCATCGACATGGACGGCGTCATCTATCGCGGTAACGAACTCATCCCCGGCGCTGCCGAGTTCGTCCGCGAACTGCTCGCCCGGGACATCCCCTTCGTCTTCCTCACCAACAACAGCCAGCGCACGCGACGCGACGTCGTCTTCAAACTCAAACGCATGGGCATCACCATCGACGAGTCACACGTATTCACCTGTGCCATGGCCACCGCGCGATTCCTCGCGTCGCAAAAACCTGACGGCACCGCCTACGTCATCGGCGAAGGCGGACTCATGTACGCCCTCCACGCCAACGGCTACGCCGTCGTCGATCACGACCCCGACTACGTCGTCGTCGGCGAAGGACGAACCATCACCTTCGAAATGATGGAAAAAGCCATGAACATGATCCGCGACGGCGCGAAACTCATCGCCACCAACATCGACCCAAGCTGCCCCACCGCCAACGGCAGCGTACGGCCCGGCTGCGGCGCAATCGTCGCCATGCTCGAATCCGCCACCGGCAAGCAAGCCTTCTCCGTCGGCAAGCCCAGCCCTGTCATGATGCGCGCCGCCCGCACCGAACTCGGCCTCCGCACCGAACAGACCATCATGGTCGGCGACACCATGGAAACCGATATCCTCGGCGGCGCACAAATGGGCTACCACACCGTCCTAACCCTCACCGGCGGAACACGACGCGAAGACCTCCCCAACTACGCCTACCAACCCGAACGCATCGTCGACTCCATCGCCGACCTCCTCAAAACCATCGACCAGGCCCCCGCAACCCCCGAAGTCCCCAAAAAAACCAGCAAAACCCCAACCCCCGCCACCGCCGCATAA
- a CDS encoding DUF4465 domain-containing protein, whose amino-acid sequence MMTIRHLMTTTLAASLFATAASANVTIDYSDLTLSADSYYNGSDQAGGFTSQGVHFSNDYNAAWQSWSGFAYSNVDDTETESIGSQYAAFTGSAQSGDIYAVGYGSSAVVSLPIATTVSGAYFTNTTYAAMSMIEGDAFAKQFTAEDEDWFRLTVYGLDAGGNNVGSVDLYLADFRASDPEDHYILETWEWADLTSLGEVSALTFSFASSDVGDFGMNTPAYFAMDGLTLAAIPEPGTFALLAAGSLLVMRRRRAQRARA is encoded by the coding sequence ATGATGACGATTCGACACCTGATGACCACCACGCTCGCCGCCAGCCTGTTCGCCACCGCCGCCAGCGCAAACGTCACGATCGACTACAGCGACCTGACCCTGTCGGCCGACAGCTACTACAACGGCAGCGACCAAGCCGGCGGCTTCACCAGCCAGGGCGTGCACTTTAGCAACGACTACAACGCCGCTTGGCAGAGTTGGTCCGGCTTCGCCTATTCCAACGTCGATGACACGGAAACGGAAAGCATCGGCAGTCAGTACGCCGCCTTCACCGGCTCAGCCCAAAGCGGCGATATTTACGCCGTCGGCTACGGCAGTAGCGCCGTCGTCTCGCTGCCCATCGCCACCACCGTCAGCGGCGCTTACTTCACCAACACCACCTACGCTGCGATGTCCATGATCGAGGGCGATGCGTTCGCCAAGCAGTTCACCGCCGAGGATGAAGACTGGTTCCGTCTCACCGTGTACGGCCTCGACGCCGGCGGCAACAACGTCGGCTCGGTCGATCTCTATCTCGCGGACTTCCGCGCGTCCGACCCGGAGGATCACTACATCCTCGAGACCTGGGAATGGGCCGACCTGACCAGCCTCGGCGAAGTCAGCGCCCTGACGTTCAGCTTCGCCTCATCCGACGTCGGCGACTTTGGCATGAACACGCCCGCCTATTTCGCGATGGACGGCCTCACCCTCGCTGCCATCCCCGAGCCTGGCACGTTCGCCCTGCTCGCCGCCGGCTCGCTGCTGGTCATGCGACGCCGACGCGCTCAACGCGCTCGCGCCTAA
- a CDS encoding PEP-CTERM sorting domain-containing protein (PEP-CTERM proteins occur, often in large numbers, in the proteomes of bacteria that also encode an exosortase, a predicted intramembrane cysteine proteinase. The presence of a PEP-CTERM domain at a protein's C-terminus predicts cleavage within the sorting domain, followed by covalent anchoring to some some component of the (usually Gram-negative) cell surface. Many PEP-CTERM proteins exhibit an unusual sequence composition that includes large numbers of potential glycosylation sites. Expression of one such protein has been shown restore the ability of a bacterium to form floc, a type of biofilm.), with the protein MHRVSIVGSAVLCAGVLSLGGAVWAGPFAPAAGEPGSTAIHMSDPSFIGWATDVAEIVRGPVDIDDPDGEKASYGDPSIALGPANGTAGSVVSLGDGGHITLTFSQPITNGPGYDFAVFSNAFSDTYLELAFVEVSSDGENFIRFPNFSLTEDPIEFWGAMMDPTNIYGYAGKYRAGYGTPFDLDELIGQPGVDGVLDVDNVTHVRIVDVVGDGSTYDFDGNPVYHPHPTPFNTGGFDLDAVGVINVVPEPGTIAMLLVSGSLVALRRRRRLA; encoded by the coding sequence ATGCATCGTGTATCTATTGTTGGTTCCGCTGTCCTCTGCGCGGGCGTGCTGTCACTTGGCGGCGCTGTCTGGGCAGGCCCGTTCGCACCCGCCGCCGGCGAGCCGGGTTCGACCGCCATTCACATGAGCGACCCGAGCTTCATCGGATGGGCGACCGACGTCGCTGAGATCGTCCGCGGGCCAGTCGACATCGACGACCCCGACGGCGAAAAAGCTTCCTACGGCGACCCGAGCATCGCACTCGGCCCCGCCAACGGCACAGCCGGCAGTGTCGTCAGCCTCGGCGACGGCGGACACATCACCCTCACCTTCAGCCAGCCGATTACCAACGGCCCCGGCTACGACTTCGCCGTCTTCTCCAACGCCTTCAGCGATACCTACCTCGAACTCGCTTTCGTCGAAGTCAGCTCCGACGGCGAAAACTTCATCCGATTCCCCAACTTCTCGCTCACCGAAGACCCCATCGAATTCTGGGGCGCGATGATGGATCCCACAAACATCTACGGCTACGCAGGTAAATACCGCGCCGGCTACGGCACGCCATTCGACCTTGACGAACTCATCGGGCAACCCGGCGTCGACGGCGTGCTCGATGTCGACAACGTCACCCACGTCCGCATCGTCGACGTCGTCGGCGACGGATCGACCTACGACTTCGACGGCAACCCCGTCTATCACCCACACCCCACGCCATTCAACACCGGCGGCTTCGACCTCGACGCCGTCGGCGTGATCAACGTCGTCCCCGAGCCCGGCACGATCGCCATGCTGCTCGTCAGCGGTTCGCTCGTCGCCCTCCGCCGTCGCCGACGCCTCGCATAA
- a CDS encoding SufE family protein has protein sequence MNTTQHAEAEQLAEAFDLFEDWEDRYRFIIDLGKQLEPIDPTLKTEAHRVHGCQATVYMVPRIEKPAEGDAPIIHFLAEADAAIVNGLIAILTKIYSGQRASDILAFDIEGLLGRLGLEEHLSPTRRNGLHEMVKRIRATAQRADPSQA, from the coding sequence ATGAATACGACCCAACACGCCGAAGCCGAGCAGCTCGCCGAAGCGTTCGACCTGTTTGAAGACTGGGAAGACCGCTACCGCTTCATCATCGACCTCGGCAAGCAGCTCGAACCGATCGACCCGACGCTGAAGACCGAGGCCCACCGCGTGCACGGCTGCCAGGCCACCGTCTACATGGTCCCCCGCATCGAAAAGCCCGCCGAAGGCGACGCCCCCATCATCCACTTCCTCGCCGAGGCCGACGCCGCCATCGTCAACGGCCTGATCGCCATCCTCACCAAAATCTACTCCGGCCAGCGCGCCAGCGACATCCTCGCGTTCGATATCGAAGGCTTGCTCGGCCGACTTGGCCTCGAAGAACACCTGAGCCCGACCCGGCGCAACGGCCTGCACGAAATGGTCAAACGCATCCGCGCCACCGCGCAGCGGGCCGACCCGTCGCAAGCCTGA
- a CDS encoding beta-ketoacyl synthase: MSRPVIITGLGPVSALGMGIDANWDAWRDGRSAIAPIEAFDASAFHSRIAGEVRDLKVRDFVPKTYRKATKVMARDIEIAVACADLAARNAGLATKGTAPDAEPTYAPARVGAHIGAGLIAADLDELAAALTEATDEQGRFDIHKWGKEGMFHLTPLWLLKYLPNMLACHVTIIHDAQGPSNTITCNEASGPLSVGESLRVIQRGMADACFCGGADSKINPMAFLRQQYTGRLNVDDNDRPTEAVRPFSSDAAGSAAAEGGGILVIEAVESYEKRGGDGEPYARVAGFGASQTVHRASRNLKPDPDGRAIAGAIRRAINEAGIKADEIDMIVPFGCGSPVWDSAEASALETVFGDRLSDVPIRSTKPVAGNAGAGAGALDLCLAARAMREQTVPSAINCDEPIGNLNAGNAPASKAELRHVLCYATGVGGQNAAIVLGRV, translated from the coding sequence ATGAGCAGACCTGTCATCATCACCGGCCTCGGCCCGGTCAGCGCCCTGGGCATGGGCATCGACGCGAACTGGGACGCGTGGCGCGACGGCCGATCCGCGATCGCGCCGATCGAAGCGTTCGACGCCAGCGCGTTTCATAGCCGAATCGCTGGCGAGGTTCGCGACCTCAAGGTCCGCGACTTCGTGCCCAAGACCTACCGCAAGGCGACCAAGGTCATGGCCCGCGATATCGAGATCGCCGTGGCCTGTGCCGACCTCGCCGCCCGCAACGCCGGCCTCGCGACCAAGGGCACGGCCCCGGACGCCGAGCCCACCTACGCCCCGGCCCGCGTGGGGGCGCACATCGGTGCGGGCCTGATCGCCGCGGACCTCGACGAGCTCGCCGCGGCGTTGACTGAAGCGACCGACGAGCAAGGCAGGTTCGACATTCACAAATGGGGCAAGGAGGGCATGTTTCACCTCACCCCGTTGTGGTTGCTGAAGTATCTGCCGAACATGCTCGCCTGCCATGTGACGATCATTCACGACGCGCAGGGGCCGAGCAATACGATTACCTGCAACGAAGCGTCGGGCCCGCTGAGCGTGGGCGAGTCGCTTCGCGTGATCCAGCGTGGCATGGCGGACGCGTGCTTCTGCGGCGGGGCCGACTCGAAGATCAACCCGATGGCCTTCCTCCGTCAGCAGTACACCGGCCGACTGAACGTCGACGACAACGATCGCCCGACCGAGGCAGTACGTCCGTTCAGCTCCGACGCCGCAGGCAGCGCCGCGGCTGAGGGCGGCGGCATCCTCGTGATCGAAGCGGTGGAAAGCTACGAGAAGCGCGGCGGCGACGGCGAGCCTTACGCGCGGGTGGCCGGCTTCGGTGCGAGTCAGACGGTGCATCGTGCCAGTCGCAACCTCAAGCCCGACCCCGACGGCCGAGCGATTGCCGGGGCGATCCGCCGAGCGATTAATGAGGCAGGCATCAAGGCGGACGAAATCGACATGATCGTGCCCTTCGGCTGCGGCTCGCCGGTGTGGGACTCGGCCGAGGCGTCGGCACTCGAAACGGTGTTCGGCGATCGGCTGTCGGACGTGCCGATCCGTTCGACCAAGCCGGTCGCGGGCAACGCAGGCGCCGGCGCGGGCGCGCTGGACCTTTGCCTCGCGGCGCGGGCGATGCGTGAGCAGACCGTGCCGTCGGCGATCAATTGCGATGAGCCGATCGGCAACCTCAACGCCGGCAACGCCCCGGCGAGCAAGGCCGAGCTCCGCCACGTGCTCTGCTACGCCACCGGCGTCGGCGGGCAGAACGCAGCAATTGTGTTGGGACGCGTGTGA
- a CDS encoding ParA family protein — translation METQADPSVETSSEQAGEPGQAVSRPGADGSPPRVIAMMNQKGGVGKTTTTVNVGAALSEAGHRVLLIDLDPQAHLSLHVGINPDELERSVYDLLVDDDTTAAEVVMQVTPTLGVLPAEVNLAGVEAELAERTAAGESQGVLRDKTMDLVTQFDYVLLDCPPSLGLLTINGLTLAREVIVPMQAHFLALQGLSKLLETITMVRERINPQLKLAGIVLCMHEANTLLAGEVAGDLNAFLEEARGTDQPWADAAVFQPAVRRNIKLAESPSFGQSIFSYAPESNGAKDYVALAKAIAAHRVHG, via the coding sequence ATGGAAACACAAGCGGACCCATCCGTGGAGACATCGTCCGAGCAGGCGGGCGAGCCGGGGCAGGCGGTCAGTCGGCCGGGCGCTGACGGTTCGCCGCCGCGCGTGATTGCGATGATGAACCAGAAAGGCGGCGTCGGGAAGACGACGACGACGGTAAACGTCGGCGCTGCGTTGAGCGAAGCGGGCCATCGTGTACTGCTGATCGACCTGGACCCGCAGGCGCACCTTTCGCTGCACGTGGGCATCAATCCAGACGAGCTGGAGCGGTCGGTCTACGACCTGCTGGTGGATGATGACACGACGGCGGCGGAGGTGGTGATGCAGGTGACGCCGACGTTGGGCGTGCTGCCTGCGGAGGTGAACCTCGCGGGCGTGGAGGCGGAGTTGGCGGAGCGGACGGCGGCGGGCGAGTCGCAGGGCGTGCTACGCGATAAGACGATGGATCTGGTGACGCAGTTTGATTACGTGTTGCTGGACTGTCCGCCGAGCCTGGGGTTGCTGACGATCAACGGCCTGACGCTGGCGCGTGAGGTGATCGTGCCGATGCAGGCGCACTTCCTGGCGTTGCAGGGGCTGAGCAAGCTGCTGGAGACGATCACAATGGTGCGCGAGCGCATCAACCCGCAACTGAAGCTGGCGGGCATCGTGCTCTGCATGCACGAAGCGAACACGCTGCTGGCAGGCGAAGTGGCGGGCGATCTGAACGCGTTTCTCGAAGAGGCGCGGGGGACGGATCAGCCCTGGGCGGACGCGGCGGTGTTTCAGCCAGCGGTTCGGCGGAACATCAAGCTGGCGGAGAGCCCGAGCTTCGGCCAGTCGATTTTCAGCTATGCACCGGAAAGCAATGGGGCGAAGGATTACGTCGCGCTGGCGAAGGCGATCGCGGCCCACCGGGTGCATGGGTGA